The following DNA comes from Phytohabitans rumicis.
GGCGACTGGGCGGACAACCGCTACGCCGACGTGTTCAGCCGGATGTACGCCGGTTACGCGGACGTCGACGCGATCGGCCGGCGCGCGGAACCCGTGACGGAAGACCCGGCGGCCGACGCCCACCGCCGCTCGCTCCCGTTCATCCTCTGCGAGTACGCCCACGCGATGGGCAACGGCCCCGGCGGCCTGAGCGAGTACGAGGAGCTGTTCGACGCGTACGAGCGGTGCCAGGGCGGGTTCGTCTGGGAGTGGATCGACCACGGGATCCGCCGCGAGGAGCCCGACGGCACGGTCTGGTACGCGTACGGCGGGGAGTTCGGCGAGCCCCTCCACGATGGACACTTCGTCATCGACGGGCTGGTCTTCCCGGACCGTACGCCGTCCCCGGGCCTGCTGGAGTACAAGAAGGTCGCCGAGCCGGTGCGGATCGCGATCGGCGACACCGTCACCGTGACCAGCCGCCGCGACCACGCGAACACCGCGGATCTGCGCTTCGTCTGGACGGTCGAGGACGAGGGATCGCCGGTCGGCGGTGGCGCGCTGGGCGTACCCGTGATGGCGCCTGGAAGCACGGCGGAGGTCCCGCTGCCCGACCTGTCGGCGCTGCCGGCGGCGGCCGGGGAGCGCTGGTTGACCGTCCGCGCGGTCCTCGCGGCGGACGCGCCGTGGGCGGAGGCCGGCCACGAGGTGGCGTGGGGTCAGGGCCGGCTCGCCACGCCGGCCCGCGCGACCCCGCGGCGCCGGCCGGCACAGCGCGAGCTGGCGGAGTTCGACCCGCGCACCGGCGCGCTGCTGAGCCTCGCCGGATATCCGGTGCAGGCGCCGCGGCTCGACCTGTGGCGGGCGCCCACCGACAACGACCGGCCGGAAAACGACTTCGTCTTCGACGGCGACTGGTCTCGGTGGAGCTGGCGCCGGGCCGGGCTGCATCGCCTGCGCCACCGGCTCGTCGAGGCGTCCTGTGTGGACGGCGTGCGCACCGTCCACACCCGGGTCGGCACGGCGGCGACCGACTTCGCGTTCGCGGTGACGTACCGGTGGACGGACGAGGGCGATCGGGTGCGGCTCGCCGTCGACGTCGAGCCGGTCGGCGAGTGGCCGACCGTGCTCCCCGGGTCGGGCTGCGCATGGCGGTGCCGGCGGAGCTCGGCACCGTGGAGTGGTTCGGCGGCGGGCCGGGCGAGGCGTACCCGGACACCCGCGCGGCGGCCCGGATCGGCCGCTTCGCCCGCACCGTCGAGCAGATGCAGACCCCGTACGTGTTTCCGCAGGAGAACGGTGCCCGCGTCGACGTGCGCTGGGCCACCCTCACCGACGGTGCCGGGCGGGGCATCCGCGTCGAGGGGGATCCGGCGTTCATCCTGACCGCGCGCCGGTGGACCAGCGAGGACCTCGACGCCGCCCAGCACGCCCACCAGTTGCGCCCGCGCGACCGGGTGTACGTCAACCTGGACGCCGCGCACCACGGCATCGGGTCGGCCTCCTGCGGCCCGGGCGTCCTGCCGCAGCACCAGCTCCGCCCCGGGCCGTTCCGGTTCGGCCTTGTCTTCGGAGCCGCATGAGCCTGCAACGGGCGGCCCGGGCGGCCGTCGACGCGATGATGGGGTTCTACGACCGGCCGACCGGGCGGTGGGAGCCCGAGCGCCCGTGGTGGCAGTCCGGCAACGCGCTGCAGGCCCTGCTGGACTACATGCTGCGCACCGGCGACACCGAATACCTGTGGGTGCTCGACCACACCGTGGAGATCCAGCGGCGGGTCTACATGGGCGGGGAGTTCCGGGCCGACTCCACCGACGACACCGCCTGGTGGGCGCTCGCGCTGGTCCGCGCGTACGACCTGACCGGCGAGCGGCGATACCTGGACATCGCCCGGACCGGTGCCGAGTTCGTCGGCGAGTACTGGGACGGCACCTGCGGGGGCGGCGTCTGGTGGGACGTCGAGCGGACGTACAAGAACGCGATCAGCAACGAGCTGTACCTCAAGCTCCTCGCCTCCCTGCACAACCGGACCCCGGGTGACACCGCCGACCTCGACCGCGCACTGGAGACCTGGCGCTGGTTCCTGGCCAGCGGGATGCTCAACGACGAGGGCCTGGTCAACGACGGGTTGAGCCAGTGCGTCAACAACGGCGGCGAGACCTGGACGTACAACCAGGGCGTCATCCTCGGCGCCCTGGTCGAGCTGCGCCGGGCCACCGGCGACGACGCCCTGCTCGCCGTCGCGCGGCGGATCGCCACGGCCACGACCACCAGCGCGTACCTGTCGCCCGGCGGCATCCTGACCGAGCCGAGCGAGGCCCGGGGAGCCGACGACGACGCGCCCTCCTTCAAGGGCATCTTCATCCGCAACCTCGACGAGCTGGACCGGGTCCTGCCCGACCGCCCCTACCGCCCTTACATCGAACGCCAGGCGAGGTCGGCGATGTCGGCGCAGGGCCCCCTATATGGCTTGCACTGGGCGGGCCCGTTCGACCGTGCCGACACGGCCCGCCAGGCGTCCGCGGTCGATCTCCTCACCGCTGCCCTGTGATCAAGGCGTCCCTCAAGTCGTTAGAACGACTTGAGGGACGCCTTGATCACGCGGGTGTGCTGCGGGCGAAGCGGAGGGTGACGATCTGGAACGGGCGCAGGCTCAGGTGTACGCCGCCGTCGGAGTCGGCATGCGGCGGAGCGTCCTGCAGGCGGCGCTCCAGCAGGTCCACCACGCTCGCGCAGGACGTCGGAAAGCCCGGTCGCACGGTGGCTGTCGCCCGGCCGCCGGCCGCCTCGTACAGGCGCACCACCACGTCACCCGACCGGTCGTCGGCCAGCTTGACCGCCTCCACCACCACGGCCGGGTTGTCCACCCGGACCAGCGGCGCCGGCACCGCACCCGCGCCACCCTCGGCCACCCGTGCCGGCAGGTTCAGCGCGTACCCCTCGGCCACCGCGTCCACAATGGAGGCGCCGGGCAGCAGGGCGTACGTGAAGCGGTGCAGTCCCTGGTCCGCCTTCGGGTCGGGGAAACGGGGCGCCCGGACCAGGCTGAGCCGGACCGTGGTCGTGGTGCCCCCGTCGCCGTCCCGGGTCGTGCGGGTGACGTCGTGGCCGTACGTCGAGTCGTTGAGCACCGCCACCCCGTAGCCGGGCTCGGACACGTGCATCCACCGATGGGCGTACACCTCGAAGCGGGCCGAATCCCAGCTGGTGTTGTTGTGTGTCGGCCGGTGGACGTGACCGAACTGGATCTCGGCGGCCGAGCGGTCGGCGTGCACGTCGATCGGGAACGCCGCCTTGAGGACCTTCTCGACCTCGTGCCAGTCGATGTCCGTCTCGACGTCGATGCGGCGGCTGCCGGCGCGTACCCGGATGGTCTGCGTGACGCGCGACGCGCCGAACTCCCGCTCGACCCGGATGGCGCCGACCAGCGGTCCACTGTCGACAACGGTGACCGAGCTGGCCTCGGTGAGGTCCACCCGCTGCCGGCGGTAGTGCGCGTCGATGTCCCACGCGTCCCACTCGTTCGGCAGGTCGGCGTGCAGCTGCAACAGGTTGCCCGGGAGCCCGGGGCCAGCACCTCGCGGCCGGCGGTCAGGTCCCGCACCGACGTCAGTAGGCCGTTCTCGTCGACCTCGACGCGCACCAGCCCGTTGTCCAGCACCAGACCGTCCACAGTGACCGCAGCCGGCGACGCCGTAGCCGCCACGGCCGCCACACCCAGTGCGGGCACCGTCACGAGGGTGCCGTCGACCACCTCGGTACGCGGGTGCGGCGCGGCGTTGAACACGCCACCGCCCAGCGTGGACAGTGCAGAGTCGACGATCCGGTTCAGCTCCTCCGCCACCCGGGCGTACGTGGCCTCGGTCTCCTGGTGCACCCACGCGATCGAGCTGCCCGGCAGGATGTCGTGGAACTGGTGCAGCAGCACGACCTTCCACAGTCGATCCAGCGCCTCATACGGGTACGCCGCGCCGGTGCGTACCGAAGCGGTGGCGGCCCACAGCTCGGCCTCGCGCAGCAGGTGCTCGCTGCGGCGGTTGCCGGCCTTGGTACGGGCCTGGCTGGTGTACGTGGCGCGGTGCAGCTCCAGGTACAGCTCGCCGGACCAGACCGGCGCGTCCGGGTACTCGGCCTCGGCGGCGCGGAAGAAGTCGGCCGGCTTCTCGATGACCACCCGGGGCGAGCCCTCCAGGTCGTGCAGCCGGCGCGCCTTCTCCAGCATCTCCCGGGTGGGGCCACCGCCGCCGTCGCCCCAGCCGAACGGCACCAGCGAGCGGGTGCCGGCGCCCTTCTCCGCATAGTTGGCCACCGCGTGAGCCAGCTCGCTCCCGCTGAACTCGGAGTTGTACGTGTCCACCGGCGGGAAGTGGGTGAACACCCGGGTGCCGTCGATGCCCTCCCACCGGAAGGTGTGGTGCGGCAGCTTGTTCGTCTGGTTCCAGGACAGCTTCTGAGTCAGGAACCAGCGCACGCCGGCGAGCCGCGCGATCTGCGGGAACGCCGCGGTGTAGCCGAACGAGTCGGGCAGCCAGATCTCCTCGCACTCCACGCCGAACTCGTCCATGAAGAACCGCTTGCCGTGGACGAGTTGGCGGGCCAGGGCCTCGCCGCCGGGCAGGTTCGCGTCGGACTCCACCCACATGCCGCCCACCGGCGCCCACTGCCCGGCCTTGACCGCCTCGCCGATCCGCTGGAACACCGCCGGCTGGTGCGTCTTGACCCAGGCGTACTGCTGCGCCTGCGAGGCCGCGAAGATGAACTCCGGGTACTCCGCGGCGAGCGCGGTGACGTTCGCGAACGTCCGCGCGGACTTGCGGATGGTCTCCCGCTGCGGCCACAGCCAGGCGCTGTCGATGTGGGCGTGGCCCACCGCGGCGAGCGTGTGCGCGCTCGCGTGCGCGGGGCTGGCCAGCACCGCGGCGAGCCGGGTCCGCGCGGCTGTCGCGGTCCCAGCGACGTCCTGCGCATCGAGTACGTCGGCGGCCCGTTCCATGGCGCGGAGGATCTCGTGCCTTCGCGGGTCGTGTGTGGACAGTTCGGCCATGAGCCCGGACAGCACCTCGAAGTCCAGAGCCAGGTGCCAAGCCTCCTCGTCCAGCACCGCCAGGTCCACGGCGGCGAGCCGGTACAGCGGCTCCTTCCCCGCGGTGGCCTTGTCCCCGAGAGGGGTGGGCTTGAAGCCGTCGACCCCGACGTCGGGGTTGGCCGCCGCCTCGATCAGCAGCGCGACGTCCTCGCCCCCGCGCGCCGGGCTGGCGATCGGCACGTACATGTTGCGGGGCGCGACCCCCTTGATCGGCCGCCCGGCGCGGTCGTAGACCAGCCCCTCGGCCTGAAAGCCCGGCCCGCCGCCGGTGAAGCCGAGGTCGACGACCAGTTCGACGCGCCGCCCCGCCCACTCCGCCGGCACCTGGCCGGTCACCCGGAACCACGCGGTCGACCACGGCGTACCCCAGGGCTCGCCGACGCCCGACGCCCGGTACGTCGCCGCCAGCGCCTCGGCGACCGGCACCGGCTCGTCCGGCACGTACCAGACCTCGATCTGCAGGGGTACGCGTGCGGAGTACTTCGCCGGGAGGATGCGCTCTTTGTAGAGGCGGTCGAGCCGGCGCTCGACGTGGATCCGGTCGTCGTGCACGGACGAGCCCTTCTATCCGCGGAGGTAGGACAACTGCGGGAACTGCTGGACGTACTGATCAAGCATCCGCTGCGCGACGGTGACCGAGCCAACCAGCGGGTGCAGCGCGAGCGCCTTCAGCGCGGCCCGGCGGGAGCCCTCGACCGCGGCCTCGATCGCGGCCCGCTCCACGGCCTTGACGCTGGCGACCAGCCCGGCCGCGTGCGCCGGCAGCTGGTTGATCACTACCTGGTGCGGGCCGTTCGCGTCAACCACGCACGGGACCTCCACGACCGCGTCCTCGTCCACCACCGACAGGGCCGCGCGGTTGCGGACGTTCAGGATCAGCACCGTCCGCTCGTCCCGGGCGATGGCCCGCATGATCGAGAGGGCCACCTGCTCGTACCCGCCCGACTCCATGTCGTCGGAGTCCCGGTCGCCGGCGCCGGCGATCTCCCGGGTGTCCGCCATGTACGTGGCCTCCCGCTCAGCGCGCGTGCGCCGCCAGGCGGCCAGCGCCGAGCCCGCGTCGCGCTCGGTCTGGGCGTAGAAGTCCTGCTGCTGGCGGAGCAGGAACGCGCCGCGGGTCAGCGCCGCCGCGCGCCCGGCCCGGATCGCCTCGTGGGAGTAGTAGTAGTAATACAGGTACTCGTTCGGGACGGATCCGAGCGTCTGCAGCCACTCCGCACCGAAGAGCTTGCCCTCCTCGAACGATCCGAGCGCCTCCGCGTTGGCCATCAGCCGCGGCAGGTGGTCGTGGCCCTCGACGTACACGCCGCGCAGCCAGCCGAGGTGGTTGAGGCCGGCGTAGTCGAACCAGGCGGTCGCCGGGTCGAGCCCGAGCAGCCGCGCCACCCGGCGGGTGAGCCCCACCGGCGAGTCGCAGATGCCGATGACCCGGTCGCCCAGGTGCGCCGCCATCGCCTCGGTGACCATGCCGGCCGGGTTGGTGAAGTTGATGGTCCAGGCGTCCGGAGCCAGCTCCGCGATGCGGCGAGCCACCTCGATGGCCACCGGCACCGTGCGCAGCCCGTACGAGATGCCGCCGGCGCCGACCGTCTCCTGGCCGAGAACTCCCTGGTCAAGGGCCACCTGCTCGTCGACGACCCGGCCTTCCAGCCCGCCGACCCGGATGGCCGAGAAGACGAAGTCCGCCCCGGCCAGGGCCTCCTTCAGGTCGGTGGTCACCGAAACGTTGAGCGGTTCCCGGTCGCCTTCGAGCGTCGCCTGCTGCTCCAGGACGTGCCGGATCGCGGTGAGCCGGCGCAGGTCCACGTCGTACAGGACGAGGTCGGTCACCCGCGGCTCACCCTGCTCCACCAGCAGGGCCCGGTGAATGAGGGGGACGCGGAAGCCGCCGCCCCGAGGATCACCAGTTTCACCTCTCGGTCACCTCCACAGCTGAGGCGGCCGGTTCGTTGTACGTCCTGACCACCGTTGATCGCTTCCTCGGTGCCCGGCATCCGGCCTGGTGAGAAGCATGGGCGGGATCGTATCAGCCAAAGTCGCTCATGGCGATGACTGACTTTGAACAGGTATTGCCATTCGGTCAACAGGAGGTGCACACTCATGCGCAAGATTGGACGGCTTCCCGAGCAGAGAGGACGCTTCCGTGACTGAGTCACAGCCGCCGGACGTCTTCCTGTCCGGGTTGCTCTTCGCCGACATTGTGTTCTCCGGGATGCCCAAGCCCCCTACTCTCGGTACTGAGACCTGGACGCGCGGGATGGACTCGGGCCCTGGCGGGATCGCCAACTTCGCTGTCGCGCTGCGCCGGCTCGGCCTGCGGACCGCGCTGGCCGCGGCGTTCGGCGCAGACATGCTCGGGGACTACTGCTGGGCGGAACTGGCCGGCCGCGAGGGCGTCGACCTGTCCGGTTCGCGGCGGTTCCCCGGCTGGCGCACGCCGGTCACGGTGTCCCTCGCGTACGACGAGGACCGCGCGCTGGTGACCCACGGGCAGCCGCCCCCGCTCGCCGCGGACGAACTGGTCGGCCAACCGCCCGCGAGCCGGGCCGCCGCCGTACACATCGGGGAAGAGCCGCAGAGCTGGCTGGCCCGCGCGCAGGCCCAGGGGACGCTGGTCTTCGCCGACCTCGGCTGGGACCCTTCGGGCTCCTGGGCGCCGGAGGTGCTGGAGCAGCTGTCGCACTGCCACGCGTTCTTGCCCAACGCGGGCGAGGCGATGCGGTACACGGCGACGGATTCGCCGGCCGCGGCGCTCACCCGCCTCGCCGAACTCGTACCCGTGGCGGTGGTCACGCTCGGCCCCGACGGCGCGCTGGCCATCGACAACACGACCGGGGAGTCCGATTCGGTCCGAGGGCTACCCGTCACCACGCTCGACCCGACCGGCGCCGGCGATGTCTTCGGCGCCGCCTTCATCTTCGCGACCCTCGCGAACCTCCCGCTGGCGGAACGCCTGCGGTTCGCGAACCTGGCGGCGGCGCTGTCTGTCCAGCGACTCGGCGGGGCCATGGCCGCGCCCGGCTGGGCGGACATCGCCGAATGGTGGCGGACCACCAGGGCCGGCGATCCCGACCTGGGCCGCGACTACGCCTTCCTCAACGACTGCATACCTGACAACGTGATCTCCGAAGGGTGGGACAACCCATGACAATTTCTCGCAGACGGTTACTACAAGCCGGCCTTTTCGGCGTGGCGAGCGCCACGGTCGGCATGACCGCCGCGTGTGGCGACGACGACTCCTCCGGCAGCACCGGCGGCGACAGCAAGGACCTGTCGCTGTGGTACTGGTCCGGCGGCCTCAGCGACAAGGTCGTCGCCGACGTCTCCACCCAGTTCTCCGACATCACGTTCAAGGCCACGCAGGTCGGGGCAGCTTCAAGGACAAGCTGGTCACCACGATCACCAGCCGCCAGTTCATGCCGGACATCACCGGCATCAAGGGCGAGGACATCGCGTACTTCATGGGCCAGGCGGGCCAGTTCCTCGACCTGAACACGCTGGGCGCGGGCGACCTCAAGAGCCAGTACCTCGAGTGGAAGTGGAAGCAGGGCAGCACCACCGACGGCAAGCTCATCGGCTTCCCGATCGACATCGGCCCCACCGCGCTGTTCTACCGCGAGGACATCTTCAAGAAGGCCGGGCTGCCGAGCGAGGTCGCCGACGTGACCGCGGCGACGTCGACCTGGGACGCCTTCTTCGAGCAGGGCGCGGCGCTGAAGAAGGCGCTGCCCGGCACGTTCATGGTCGGCGAGGCGGCCGAGGTCTTCGACATGGCCGTCGGGCAGACCACCAAGCGGTACGCCGACGCCGACAAGAAGTTCATCGGCGACCAGGAGCACATCCGCAACGCCTGGGACCTCGCCACCAAGGCGGTCGCGCTGGGCATCAGCTTCAAGGTCGCCAGCGGCGGCCAGGACGCCAACGCCGCCTGGAACCAGGGCACGCTGCCGGCCAAGCTGGGCGCGGCCTGGGTCGCGCTGGACATCAAGTCGGCGGCGGAGAAGACCTCGGGCAAGTGGCGAGTGGTGCCGATGCCGGGTGGCCCGGCCAACCAGGGCGGCTCGTTCCTGGCGATCCCGAAGAGCTCCGGCAACCCGAAGAAGGCGTTCGAGATCATCACGTGGATGCTGAACGCCGACAACCAGGCGCGCGGCTACACGGACGCGGCCCTGTTCCCTCCGCGCCGGCCGCGTACAAGCTGTCCGCGCTGACCTCCCCCGACGAGTTCTTCGGCGGGCAGGTCACCATCGACGTGTTCGGTCCGGCCGCCGAGAAGATCCCGGTCGCCTACGAGAGCGAGTACGACAGCGTGCTCCGCGAGTCGTTCGCCACCGAACTGGGCAACGTCGAGACCAAGGGCAAGGACCCCGAGGCCGCCTGGAACGACGCCGTGTCGGCGGCGAAGAAGGCCGGCGAACGGGTGGGAGTCTCCTGACGTGACCCTGTCCCGCACGGCCGCGCCGGCCGCACCCAGGACTCGTCCCCGGGTGCGGCCGCACCGCGCG
Coding sequences within:
- a CDS encoding glycoside hydrolase family 76 protein produces the protein MSLQRAARAAVDAMMGFYDRPTGRWEPERPWWQSGNALQALLDYMLRTGDTEYLWVLDHTVEIQRRVYMGGEFRADSTDDTAWWALALVRAYDLTGERRYLDIARTGAEFVGEYWDGTCGGGVWWDVERTYKNAISNELYLKLLASLHNRTPGDTADLDRALETWRWFLASGMLNDEGLVNDGLSQCVNNGGETWTYNQGVILGALVELRRATGDDALLAVARRIATATTTSAYLSPGGILTEPSEARGADDDAPSFKGIFIRNLDELDRVLPDRPYRPYIERQARSAMSAQGPLYGLHWAGPFDRADTARQASAVDLLTAAL
- a CDS encoding glycosyl hydrolase-related protein, with product MAEGYALNLPARVAEGGAGAVPAPLVRVDNPAVVVEAVKLADDRSGDVVVRLYEAAGGRATATVRPGFPTSCASVVDLLERRLQDAPPHADSDGGVHLSLRPFQIVTLRFARSTPA
- a CDS encoding family 4 glycosyl hydrolase; the protein is MHRALLVEQGEPRVTDLVLYDVDLRRLTAIRHVLEQQATLEGDREPLNVSVTTDLKEALAGADFVFSAIRVGGLEGRVVDEQVALDQGVLGQETVGAGGISYGLRTVPVAIEVARRIAELAPDAWTINFTNPAGMVTEAMAAHLGDRVIGICDSPVGLTRRVARLLGLDPATAWFDYAGLNHLGWLRGVYVEGHDHLPRLMANAEALGSFEEGKLFGAEWLQTLGSVPNEYLYYYYYSHEAIRAGRAAALTRGAFLLRQQQDFYAQTERDAGSALAAWRRTRAEREATYMADTREIAGAGDRDSDDMESGGYEQVALSIMRAIARDERTVLILNVRNRAALSVVDEDAVVEVPCVVDANGPHQVVINQLPAHAAGLVASVKAVERAAIEAAVEGSRRAALKALALHPLVGSVTVAQRMLDQYVQQFPQLSYLRG
- a CDS encoding carbohydrate kinase family protein, yielding MTESQPPDVFLSGLLFADIVFSGMPKPPTLGTETWTRGMDSGPGGIANFAVALRRLGLRTALAAAFGADMLGDYCWAELAGREGVDLSGSRRFPGWRTPVTVSLAYDEDRALVTHGQPPPLAADELVGQPPASRAAAVHIGEEPQSWLARAQAQGTLVFADLGWDPSGSWAPEVLEQLSHCHAFLPNAGEAMRYTATDSPAAALTRLAELVPVAVVTLGPDGALAIDNTTGESDSVRGLPVTTLDPTGAGDVFGAAFIFATLANLPLAERLRFANLAAALSVQRLGGAMAAPGWADIAEWWRTTRAGDPDLGRDYAFLNDCIPDNVISEGWDNP
- a CDS encoding ABC transporter substrate-binding protein; translated protein: MPDITGIKGEDIAYFMGQAGQFLDLNTLGAGDLKSQYLEWKWKQGSTTDGKLIGFPIDIGPTALFYREDIFKKAGLPSEVADVTAATSTWDAFFEQGAALKKALPGTFMVGEAAEVFDMAVGQTTKRYADADKKFIGDQEHIRNAWDLATKAVALGISFKVASGGQDANAAWNQGTLPAKLGAAWVALDIKSAAEKTSGKWRVVPMPGGPANQGGSFLAIPKSSGNPKKAFEIITWMLNADNQARGYTDAALFPPRRPRTSCPR